One Coccinella septempunctata chromosome X, icCocSept1.1, whole genome shotgun sequence genomic window carries:
- the LOC123321252 gene encoding uncharacterized protein K02A2.6-like isoform X1: MVSGVKIHQEEMDTLRIPPTMNFKHGNIAKNWSTWFQQFEIFILASGKSDAEESVKIATFLNLIGEEGVHIFNTFNVQLDKAKLNDVKKKFDTYCEPKKNLVFERYKFLQCNQKEDQTMSQYITELKSLAASCEYQEQENIIRDRIVMGLLDQDLREKLFQVERLTLAKTEDICRVYEQNKKQVQEMNDKPSTSVDVVRSRRNDKISYTSNKLSKKNYKNNYNYNKCERKKCHKCDSIHDFGKCPAFGKLCSLCKKKNHFASCCFKKRNNHKNVNDSMKNVNDIDIQYFSDSDDEFFIDNVDLLYNCENAKQIDELDTGAECNVLPVEALETVDPVAKIMPQNVILTAYNGTKLQVKGSTELDCVIRGKIHRLKFYVVKNGGKPILGLRSILNLNLLKVIDSVSQESNFLSQGEVIFTSKEIVLQKYSEVFGGLGCFPGKPYRFVLKDDCKPCVFPARRIPKRLLPEFEKCLNKLEEEGVICKQIEPTDWVNNIVVTEKSDKSLRICLDPTVLNEYIKREHFQIPSPNELLADLNNKKIFSILDLKDSFYQIKLDKFSSELTTFATHLGRYRFLRLPFGINTAAEVFQRQNTLVFGDILGNKIYIDDLIISGSTEQEHDVVLKKVLDRAKKLGITFNKNKFQFKKREIKVLGFKVSEKGIEIDSDRIETIIKLENPRNKKELLRFLGLVKYLGKFIPNLSQITAPLRQLTCNDAIWKWEKIHSERVECIKKFLTSPPCLVHYDDKSPLTVQCDASIEGMGACLLQKGQPIAFASRALTDCEKRYACIEREMGAILFAADHFSYYIYGHDNVLVQTDHKPLVNIFRKDLNKLSSRLQRMRLKLLKYNFEVSYLPGKKMFIADMLSRAPLKYSSQVEIENSHIISSISKFIPMSKEKISELKKEFERDEILTLIRKYISTAWPKNLKKLPDSIKKFFQIKHELSIDNDLIFYGDRIIIPKSLRYQILQKLHEGHLGINKCRNRANESVYWPNISRDIVDYVNNCHICLKFKNNNPRLPMLSHDIPERPWQRIGADICEYKGKTFLAIMDYYSKWIELRSMRFKTAQEVSRVLMKVFSCHGFPDYLVADNQPFNSVHLKEFLGEYNTTLITSSPNYPRGNGLAEKCVNICKNMLKKCQAEGGNLDFYLLKYRNTPISGIGLSPAQILFNRRLKDNLPTVDTLLEPKLIKKQELHNTLKLRQQNQKFFYDKHTQNLPEGKVGSKVMFKLNDKWENGIISKNCDEPRSLIIKDESGKLYRRNRQHLTVKKETPTREPYFLRSSVHDTCN; this comes from the exons ATGGTGTCAGGTGTTAAAATTCATCAAGAAGAAATGGATACTCTAAGAATTCCACCGACGATGAATTTCAAGCATGGTAACATAGCGAAGAACTGGAGCACGTGGTTCCAACAATTCGAGATTTTTATTCTCGCTTCTGGAAAATCAGATGCAGAAGAATCGGTAAAAATTGCCACATTCTTAAATTTAATTGGAGAGGAAGGAGTTCATATATTTAATACCTTCAATGTTCAACTTGATAAGGCGAAGTTGAATGATGTAAAAAAGAAATTCGACACATATTGTGAACCAAAAAAAAACTTGGTATTCGAAAGATACAAGTTTCTGCAATGCAATCAGAAGGAAGATCAAACTATGTCACAGTATATTACTGAATTAAAATCACTGGCTGCTTCGTGTGAATATCAAGAACAGGAGAATATCATCAGGGACAGAATCGTTATGGGTTTATTGGACCAGGACTTACGAGAAAAACTTTTTCAAGTTGAGAGGCTTACTTTGGCGAAGACTGAAGACATTTGCAGGGtctatgagcagaacaagaaaCAGGTGCAGGAGATGAATGACAAACCCTCAACATCCGTCGATGTTGTCAGATCCCGAAGGAATGACAAGATAAGTTATACTTCTAATAaactttccaaaaaaaattacaagaacaattataattataataaatgtGAACGCAAAAAGTGTCATAAATGTGATAGTATTCATGACTTTGGTAAATGCCCAGCATTTGGGAAATTGTGCTCTTTATGtaaaaagaaaaatcattttgcatctTGTTGTTTTAAAAAAAGAAACAATCATAAAAATGTTAATGATTCCATGAAAAATGTGAATGATATTGATATTCAATACTTTTCAGACAGTgatgatgaatttttcattgacaATGTAGATTTATTATATAACTGTGAAAATGCAAAACAAATAGATGAATTAG ATACTGGTGCAGAATGCAATGTTCTTCCCGTTGAAGCCTTGGAAACTGTTGATCCAGTGGCAAAGATCATGCCTCAAAATGTAATTTTGACAGCCTATAATGGAACCAAGCTTCAAGTCAAGGGGTCCACAGAGTTGGATTGTGTGATTCGTGGTAAGATTCACCGTCTAAAATTTTATGTTGTGAAGAATGGTGGTAAGCCAATTTTAGGATTGAGATCtatattgaatttgaatttattgaaagtGATTGATAGTGTATCTCAAGAATCCAATTTTCTCTCTCAGGGTGAAGTTATTTTTACTTCTAAAGAAATTGTATTACAGAAATACTCTGAAGTTTTTGGGGGATTGGGATGTTTTCCTGGTAAACCCTATAGGTTCGTTTTGAAAGATGATTGTAAACCTTGTGTTTTCCCTGCTAGACGAATTCCCAAGAGACTCTTACctgaatttgaaaaatgtttaaataaACTAGAAGAAGAAGGTGTTATTTGCAAACAAATAGAACCAACTGATTGGGTAAATAACATTGTTGTAACTGAAAAAAGTGATAAAAGTTTGAGAATTTGCCTAGACCCAACTGTTTTGAATGAATATATTAAAAGGGAACATTTCCAGATACCATCACCCAATGAATTGTTAGCAGAcctcaacaataaaaaaattttttcaattttagatcTTAAGGATTCTTTTTATCAGATTAAGTTAgataaattttcttcagaactcACAACTTTTGCTACTCATTTAGGGAGATATAGGTTTTTGAGATTACCTTTCGGTATAAACACTGCAGCTGAGGTTTTTCAGAGACAAAACACTCTTGTTTTTGGTGATATTCTTGGCAATAAAATATACATAGATGACTTAATTATTTCAGGTAGTACAGAACAAGAGCATGATGTAGTTTTAAAAAAAGTTTTAGATAGGGCTAAGAAACTTGGTATCactttcaacaaaaataaatttcagttCAAGAAGAGGGAAATTAAAGTTTTAGGGTTTAAAGTATCAGAAAAGGGTATAGAAATTGATTCTGACAGAATAGAAACTATAATAAAGTTAGAAAATCCAAGGAACAAAAAAGAGCTCCTTAGATTTTTAGGTCTTGTTAAGTATTTGGGCAAGTTTATACCAAATTTGTCTCAGATAACAGCACCCTTAAGGCAACTCACTTGTAATGATGCTATTTGGAAATGGGAAAAGATTCATTCAGAAAGAGTGGAATGTATTAAGAAATTTTTGACCTCACCTCCCTGCTTGGTGCATTATGATGATAAAAGTCCTCTTACCGTTCAGTGTGATGCAAGTATAGAAGGGATGGGGGCTTGCTTATTACAGAAAGGTCAACCAATAGCTTTCGCTAGTAGGGCTCTTACAGACTGTGAGAAGAGATACGCTTGTATCGAACGTGAAATGGGTGCTATTTTATTTGCAGCCGATCATTTCAGTTATTACATATATGGTCATGATAATGTGCTAGTGCAAACAGACCATAAACCTCTAGTTAATATTTTTAGGAAAGATTTGAATAAGTTGTCAAGCAGGTTGCAAAGAATGCGACTTAAATTActcaaatataattttgaagtttCTTATTTGCCGGGTAAAAAGATGTTTATTGCTGATATGTTGTCTAGGGCTCCTTTAAAATATTCTAGTCAagtagaaatagaaaattcccATATTATTAGTTCAATTTCAAAGTTTATTCCTATGagtaaagaaaaaatttctgagTTGAAGAAAGAATTTGAAAGGGATGAGATTCTCACATTGATACGAAAATACATTTCTACTGCATggccaaaaaatttaaaaaaattaccggattcaatcaaaaaatttttccaaattaaACATGAGCTAAGTATtgataatgatttgattttttatGGTGATAGAATAATAATTCCTAAAAGTTTGCGATACCAAATTTTGCAGAAACTGCATGAAGGTCATTTAGGCATAAATAAATGTAGGAATAGGGCAAATGAAAGTGTTTACTGGCCAAATATAAGTAGAGATATAGTTGAttatgtgaataattgtcatatttgcctgaaattcaaaaataacaacccTCGGTTACCTATGTTATCTCATGATATACCTGAAAGACCGTGGCAAAGAATTGGTGCTGATATTTGCGAATACAAGGGGAAAACATTTTTGGCAATAATGGACTATTATTCAAAATGGATCGAGTTGAGGAGCATGAGGTTCAAAACGGCACAAGAAGTGTCTAGAGTGTTAATGAAGGTTTTTTCTTGTCATGGTTTCCCTGATTATCTAGTAGCGGATAATCAACCTTTCAATTCAGTTCATCTAAAAGAGTTTCTTGGCGAATATAATACAACTTTAATAACATCCAGCCCGAACTATCCTCGAGGCAACGGATTAGCTGAAAAATGTGTAAACATTTGCAaaaatatgttgaagaaatgtcAAGCTGAGGGAGGAAATCTGGATTTTTATCTTTTAAAGTATAGAAATACTCCAATATCAGGTATTGGCTTGTCACCGGCCCAAATACTTTTCAATAGACGTTTGAAAGACAATCTACCAACTGTGGATACCTTGCTTGAACCCAAACTAATAAAAAAACAAGAATTGCATAATACTTTAAAATTGCGTCAACAGAATCAAAAATTCTTCTATGATAAACATACACAAAATTTGCCAGAAGGAAAAGTTGGTAGTAAAGTGATGTTCAAATTGAATGATAAGTGGGAGAATggcattatttcaaaaaattgtgaTGAACCAAGATCTCTTATAATTAAGGATGAGTCAGGTAAATTGTATAGACGAAACAGGCAACATTTAACTGTTAAAAAAGAAACACCAACCAGGGAACCTTACTTTTTAAGAAGTTCTGTTCATGATAcatgcaattga
- the LOC123321252 gene encoding uncharacterized protein K02A2.6-like isoform X2: protein MVSGVKIHQEEMDTLRIPPTMNFKHGNIAKNWSTWFQQFEIFILASGKSDAEESVKIATFLNLIGEVFERYKFLQCNQKEDQTMSQYITELKSLAASCEYQEQENIIRDRIVMGLLDQDLREKLFQVERLTLAKTEDICRVYEQNKKQVQEMNDKPSTSVDVVRSRRNDKISYTSNKLSKKNYKNNYNYNKCERKKCHKCDSIHDFGKCPAFGKLCSLCKKKNHFASCCFKKRNNHKNVNDSMKNVNDIDIQYFSDSDDEFFIDNVDLLYNCENAKQIDELGNNLRKFELLEDIIINGKLVYFKIDTGAECNVLPVEALETVDPVAKIMPQNVILTAYNGTKLQVKGSTELDCVIRGKIHRLKFYVVKNGGKPILGLRSILNLNLLKVIDSVSQESNFLSQGEVIFTSKEIVLQKYSEVFGGLGCFPGKPYRFVLKDDCKPCVFPARRIPKRLLPEFEKCLNKLEEEGVICKQIEPTDWVNNIVVTEKSDKSLRICLDPTVLNEYIKREHFQIPSPNELLADLNNKKIFSILDLKDSFYQIKLDKFSSELTTFATHLGRYRFLRLPFGINTAAEVFQRQNTLVFGDILGNKIYIDDLIISGSTEQEHDVVLKKVLDRAKKLGITFNKNKFQFKKREIKVLGFKVSEKGIEIDSDRIETIIKLENPRNKKELLRFLGLVKYLGKFIPNLSQITAPLRQLTCNDAIWKWEKIHSERVECIKKFLTSPPCLVHYDDKSPLTVQCDASIEGMGACLLQKGQPIAFASRALTDCEKRYACIEREMGAILFAADHFSYYIYGHDNVLVQTDHKPLVNIFRKDLNKLSSRLQRMRLKLLKYNFEVSYLPGKKMFIADMLSRAPLKYSSQVEIENSHIISSISKFIPMSKEKISELKKEFERDEILTLIRKYISTAWPKNLKKLPDSIKKFFQIKHELSIDNDLIFYGDRIIIPKSLRYQILQKLHEGHLGINKCRNRANESVYWPNISRDIVDYVNNCHICLKFKNNNPRLPMLSHDIPERPWQRIGADICEYKGKTFLAIMDYYSKWIELRSMRFKTAQEVSRVLMKVFSCHGFPDYLVADNQPFNSVHLKEFLGEYNTTLITSSPNYPRGNGLAEKCVNICKNMLKKCQAEGGNLDFYLLKYRNTPISGIGLSPAQILFNRRLKDNLPTVDTLLEPKLIKKQELHNTLKLRQQNQKFFYDKHTQNLPEGKVGSKVMFKLNDKWENGIISKNCDEPRSLIIKDESGKLYRRNRQHLTVKKETPTREPYFLRSSVHDTCN, encoded by the exons ATGGTGTCAGGTGTTAAAATTCATCAAGAAGAAATGGATACTCTAAGAATTCCACCGACGATGAATTTCAAGCATGGTAACATAGCGAAGAACTGGAGCACGTGGTTCCAACAATTCGAGATTTTTATTCTCGCTTCTGGAAAATCAGATGCAGAAGAATCGGTAAAAATTGCCACATTCTTAAATTTAATTGGAGA GGTATTCGAAAGATACAAGTTTCTGCAATGCAATCAGAAGGAAGATCAAACTATGTCACAGTATATTACTGAATTAAAATCACTGGCTGCTTCGTGTGAATATCAAGAACAGGAGAATATCATCAGGGACAGAATCGTTATGGGTTTATTGGACCAGGACTTACGAGAAAAACTTTTTCAAGTTGAGAGGCTTACTTTGGCGAAGACTGAAGACATTTGCAGGGtctatgagcagaacaagaaaCAGGTGCAGGAGATGAATGACAAACCCTCAACATCCGTCGATGTTGTCAGATCCCGAAGGAATGACAAGATAAGTTATACTTCTAATAaactttccaaaaaaaattacaagaacaattataattataataaatgtGAACGCAAAAAGTGTCATAAATGTGATAGTATTCATGACTTTGGTAAATGCCCAGCATTTGGGAAATTGTGCTCTTTATGtaaaaagaaaaatcattttgcatctTGTTGTTTTAAAAAAAGAAACAATCATAAAAATGTTAATGATTCCATGAAAAATGTGAATGATATTGATATTCAATACTTTTCAGACAGTgatgatgaatttttcattgacaATGTAGATTTATTATATAACTGTGAAAATGCAAAACAAATAGATGAATTAGGTAATAATCTcagaaaatttgaattattagaGGATATAATTATTAATGGTAAattggtttacttcaaaatagATACTGGTGCAGAATGCAATGTTCTTCCCGTTGAAGCCTTGGAAACTGTTGATCCAGTGGCAAAGATCATGCCTCAAAATGTAATTTTGACAGCCTATAATGGAACCAAGCTTCAAGTCAAGGGGTCCACAGAGTTGGATTGTGTGATTCGTGGTAAGATTCACCGTCTAAAATTTTATGTTGTGAAGAATGGTGGTAAGCCAATTTTAGGATTGAGATCtatattgaatttgaatttattgaaagtGATTGATAGTGTATCTCAAGAATCCAATTTTCTCTCTCAGGGTGAAGTTATTTTTACTTCTAAAGAAATTGTATTACAGAAATACTCTGAAGTTTTTGGGGGATTGGGATGTTTTCCTGGTAAACCCTATAGGTTCGTTTTGAAAGATGATTGTAAACCTTGTGTTTTCCCTGCTAGACGAATTCCCAAGAGACTCTTACctgaatttgaaaaatgtttaaataaACTAGAAGAAGAAGGTGTTATTTGCAAACAAATAGAACCAACTGATTGGGTAAATAACATTGTTGTAACTGAAAAAAGTGATAAAAGTTTGAGAATTTGCCTAGACCCAACTGTTTTGAATGAATATATTAAAAGGGAACATTTCCAGATACCATCACCCAATGAATTGTTAGCAGAcctcaacaataaaaaaattttttcaattttagatcTTAAGGATTCTTTTTATCAGATTAAGTTAgataaattttcttcagaactcACAACTTTTGCTACTCATTTAGGGAGATATAGGTTTTTGAGATTACCTTTCGGTATAAACACTGCAGCTGAGGTTTTTCAGAGACAAAACACTCTTGTTTTTGGTGATATTCTTGGCAATAAAATATACATAGATGACTTAATTATTTCAGGTAGTACAGAACAAGAGCATGATGTAGTTTTAAAAAAAGTTTTAGATAGGGCTAAGAAACTTGGTATCactttcaacaaaaataaatttcagttCAAGAAGAGGGAAATTAAAGTTTTAGGGTTTAAAGTATCAGAAAAGGGTATAGAAATTGATTCTGACAGAATAGAAACTATAATAAAGTTAGAAAATCCAAGGAACAAAAAAGAGCTCCTTAGATTTTTAGGTCTTGTTAAGTATTTGGGCAAGTTTATACCAAATTTGTCTCAGATAACAGCACCCTTAAGGCAACTCACTTGTAATGATGCTATTTGGAAATGGGAAAAGATTCATTCAGAAAGAGTGGAATGTATTAAGAAATTTTTGACCTCACCTCCCTGCTTGGTGCATTATGATGATAAAAGTCCTCTTACCGTTCAGTGTGATGCAAGTATAGAAGGGATGGGGGCTTGCTTATTACAGAAAGGTCAACCAATAGCTTTCGCTAGTAGGGCTCTTACAGACTGTGAGAAGAGATACGCTTGTATCGAACGTGAAATGGGTGCTATTTTATTTGCAGCCGATCATTTCAGTTATTACATATATGGTCATGATAATGTGCTAGTGCAAACAGACCATAAACCTCTAGTTAATATTTTTAGGAAAGATTTGAATAAGTTGTCAAGCAGGTTGCAAAGAATGCGACTTAAATTActcaaatataattttgaagtttCTTATTTGCCGGGTAAAAAGATGTTTATTGCTGATATGTTGTCTAGGGCTCCTTTAAAATATTCTAGTCAagtagaaatagaaaattcccATATTATTAGTTCAATTTCAAAGTTTATTCCTATGagtaaagaaaaaatttctgagTTGAAGAAAGAATTTGAAAGGGATGAGATTCTCACATTGATACGAAAATACATTTCTACTGCATggccaaaaaatttaaaaaaattaccggattcaatcaaaaaatttttccaaattaaACATGAGCTAAGTATtgataatgatttgattttttatGGTGATAGAATAATAATTCCTAAAAGTTTGCGATACCAAATTTTGCAGAAACTGCATGAAGGTCATTTAGGCATAAATAAATGTAGGAATAGGGCAAATGAAAGTGTTTACTGGCCAAATATAAGTAGAGATATAGTTGAttatgtgaataattgtcatatttgcctgaaattcaaaaataacaacccTCGGTTACCTATGTTATCTCATGATATACCTGAAAGACCGTGGCAAAGAATTGGTGCTGATATTTGCGAATACAAGGGGAAAACATTTTTGGCAATAATGGACTATTATTCAAAATGGATCGAGTTGAGGAGCATGAGGTTCAAAACGGCACAAGAAGTGTCTAGAGTGTTAATGAAGGTTTTTTCTTGTCATGGTTTCCCTGATTATCTAGTAGCGGATAATCAACCTTTCAATTCAGTTCATCTAAAAGAGTTTCTTGGCGAATATAATACAACTTTAATAACATCCAGCCCGAACTATCCTCGAGGCAACGGATTAGCTGAAAAATGTGTAAACATTTGCAaaaatatgttgaagaaatgtcAAGCTGAGGGAGGAAATCTGGATTTTTATCTTTTAAAGTATAGAAATACTCCAATATCAGGTATTGGCTTGTCACCGGCCCAAATACTTTTCAATAGACGTTTGAAAGACAATCTACCAACTGTGGATACCTTGCTTGAACCCAAACTAATAAAAAAACAAGAATTGCATAATACTTTAAAATTGCGTCAACAGAATCAAAAATTCTTCTATGATAAACATACACAAAATTTGCCAGAAGGAAAAGTTGGTAGTAAAGTGATGTTCAAATTGAATGATAAGTGGGAGAATggcattatttcaaaaaattgtgaTGAACCAAGATCTCTTATAATTAAGGATGAGTCAGGTAAATTGTATAGACGAAACAGGCAACATTTAACTGTTAAAAAAGAAACACCAACCAGGGAACCTTACTTTTTAAGAAGTTCTGTTCATGATAcatgcaattga